One segment of Brassica napus cultivar Da-Ae chromosome C3, Da-Ae, whole genome shotgun sequence DNA contains the following:
- the LOC106431523 gene encoding cytochrome P450 708A2-like encodes MLNVYELWIVIVSLLVLKLCHWIYQWRNPKCNEKLPPGSMGFPIIGETFEFMKPHDALQFPSFVRKRIIRHGLVFRTNLFGGKVIISMDNELNMEIAKTNRTIGVPKSITRLFGNNKLFVQSIESHKHVRSLTFQLLGPQGLKLRVIEDIDLLARKHMEEGARNGFLDVKEAASKILIECLAKKVMGDMEPETAKELAICWRKFPSGWFRFPFKIPGMGVYDMMKARKRMMNLLKEVVLKKRASGEEFGEFFKIIFGENERGKEKMSVENAINYIYTFFLIANETTPRILAATVKLISEKPRVMQELQREHARIVGDRSEKDAALTWEDYKSMTFTHMVINESLRITTTVPVVLRKPDHDIQVGDYTIPAGWTFMGYPNVHFNPEKYEDPFVFNPWRWKGKDLSALVSKNYVPFGAGPRLCVGAYFAKLLTAIFIHNLCRYRWSMKVETTVTQSYMLMFPQGCEVQFSEDTKVD; translated from the exons atGTTGAATGTTTATGAGTTATGGATTGTGATAGTTTCACTCTTAGTGTTAAAGCTATGTCATTGGATTTATCAATGGAGAAATCCAAAATGTAATGAAAAACTTCCTCCAGGATCAATGGGGTTTCCAATCATCGGGGAGACTTTTGAGTTTATGAAGCCTCATGATGCTCTTCAGTTTCCATCATTTGTCAGGAAGAGAATCATTAG ACATGGACTAGTTTTTCGGACAAACTTATTTGGAGGCAAAGTTATAATCTCAATGGACAATGAATTGAATATGGAGATAGCAAAGACAAATCGTACTATTGGTGTCCCGAAGAGCATAACAAGGCTATTTGGCAATAACAAGTTATTCGTGCAGAGCATAGAGTCCCATAAACATGTCCGAAGCTTGACGTTCCAGTTGTTGGGTCCACAGGGTTTAAAATTGAGAGTTATTGAGGACATCGATCTCTTGGCTCGCAAACACATGGAGGAAGGAGCTAGGAACGGGTTCCTTGACGTCAAGGAAGCAGCAagcaag ATATTAATTGAATGCCTTGCAAAGAAAGTTATGGGCGACATGGAGCCAGAGACGGCGAAAGAACTCGCAATTTGCTGGAGAAAATTTCCGAGTGGCTGGTTTCGCTTCCCTTTCAAAATTCCTGGGATGGGTGTCTATGATATGATGAAa GCAAGAAAGAGAATGATGAATTTACTAAAGGAGGTAGTGTTGAAGAAGAGAGCATCAGGAGAGGAGTTTGGGGAGTTCTTCAAAATCATATTTGGAGAAAATGaaagaggaaaagaaaagatgagCGTGGAGAATGCGATCAAttacatatatacattttttctgATTGCTAACGAAACAACGCCACGTATTCTTGCTGCAACAGTAAAGCTCATAAGCGAAAAGCCTAGAGTCATGCAAGAGCTACAGAGAGAGCATGCGAGAATAGTCGGAGATAGGAGTGAGAAGGATGCAGCCTTAACATGGGAAGACTACAAATCCATGACTTTCACCCATATG GTGATCAATGAGTCTCTTAGGATCACGACGACTGTGCCTGTAGTGCTTAGAAAACCTGATCATGATATCCAAGTCGGTGATTATACAATTCCGGCGGGTTGGACCTTCATGGGATATCCTAATGTCCATTTTAACCCAGAAAAGTATGAGGACCCTTTTGTATTTAATCCATGGCGCTGGAAG GGGAAAGACCTTAGTGCTTTGGTATCCAAGAATTACGTCCCCTTTGGCGCTGGTCCGAGACTCTGTGTAGGGGCTTACTTTGCTAAGCTGCTCACGGCCATTTTCATCCACAATTTGTGTAGATAcag GTGGTCAATGAAGGTGGAGACCACCGTAACTCAAAGCTATATGCTTATGTTTCCACAGGGATGTGAGGTTCAATTCTCAGAAGATACCAAAGTGGATTAG